Proteins found in one Neochlamydia sp. AcF84 genomic segment:
- a CDS encoding aromatic amino acid transport family protein, translating into MDNQTFASQGSILGAILLVAGCCIGAGMLGLPVLSAQAGFKPSVIMFIICWIFMLSTGLLLLEANLWFEEDINVVSLADRTLGKMGKAVGWIVFLFLFYSLMVAYVTGSGALFADFFDLFFAIHLPRWVGGLLMSALFGLMIYNGTGTVDKFNRLLMIGLILTYLLIVFMGSSHVDQKLLKHCDWSAAFFVIPAMIVSFGFHNLVPSLTQYLGRDSRRLCIALAIGSFIPLIIYLAWQRLILGIVPLEGRDSLRVACNEGQMATQALKLVIGASWVGDIAQFFAFFAIVTSFLGVALSFVDFLADGFKIPKKRGGKITLCSLALLPPYLFSLIHPGVFLTALNYAGGFGAVIIFGILPALMVWSGRYHKNFRGPQFIAGGKPMLLLIILCSVSIIILQLYQTITS; encoded by the coding sequence ATGGATAATCAAACGTTTGCTTCTCAAGGGAGTATTTTAGGTGCTATTTTATTAGTGGCCGGTTGTTGTATTGGTGCTGGGATGTTAGGCTTGCCTGTCTTATCCGCGCAAGCGGGTTTTAAGCCCTCAGTCATCATGTTTATCATCTGTTGGATCTTTATGCTGTCTACAGGGTTATTGCTGTTAGAGGCTAATCTTTGGTTTGAAGAAGATATTAATGTGGTATCTTTAGCTGATCGAACGCTAGGAAAGATGGGTAAAGCGGTGGGTTGGATAGTTTTTCTTTTTCTTTTTTACTCTCTGATGGTAGCTTATGTAACAGGCAGTGGCGCACTATTTGCCGATTTTTTTGATCTGTTTTTTGCCATTCATCTTCCAAGGTGGGTAGGGGGGCTCCTAATGAGCGCTCTATTCGGTCTTATGATTTACAATGGAACAGGGACAGTAGACAAATTTAATCGTTTGCTTATGATCGGACTGATTCTTACCTATCTTTTAATCGTCTTTATGGGCAGTTCCCATGTAGATCAAAAGCTTTTAAAACACTGTGATTGGTCAGCAGCTTTTTTCGTTATCCCTGCTATGATTGTCTCTTTTGGATTTCATAATCTGGTACCCAGTTTAACTCAGTATTTAGGAAGGGATAGCCGACGCTTGTGCATAGCATTGGCAATCGGTAGCTTTATTCCTTTGATTATTTATCTAGCATGGCAGAGGCTTATTTTAGGTATTGTACCTTTAGAAGGTAGAGATAGCTTAAGAGTAGCCTGCAACGAAGGGCAGATGGCGACTCAAGCTTTAAAACTAGTAATAGGGGCTTCATGGGTGGGAGATATTGCTCAATTTTTTGCTTTCTTTGCTATTGTTACTTCGTTTCTGGGAGTGGCGTTAAGCTTTGTCGATTTTTTAGCGGATGGTTTTAAAATTCCAAAAAAAAGGGGCGGGAAAATCACTTTGTGTAGTCTAGCACTGCTGCCACCTTATCTTTTCTCGCTTATTCATCCTGGCGTATTTTTAACAGCCCTCAACTATGCAGGTGGATTTGGGGCTGTCATTATCTTTGGCATCTTACCAGCGTTGATGGTGTGGTCAGGACGTTATCATAAAAACTTTAGAGGACCTCAATTCATCGCTGGCGGCAAACCTATGCTTTTGCTGATCATTTTGTGTTCGGTAAGCATTATTATTTTACAATTATATCAGACGATAACCTCTTAA
- a CDS encoding aromatic amino acid transport family protein, which translates to MLKSQYKLMGGILLVAGTTIGAGMLALPVITGFAGFFPSIFLLALFWIYMTYTALLLLEVNLAMGSQVNIISMAKQTLGRPGEWIGWVTYLFLLYSLTTAYLAGSGPIIIDCIKLLTGYSLPAWLGAVCLLIIFSCFLHQGTRSVDYLNRLLMAGLAMAYVIMVLFLAPCVDISLLKHVDPKYLLISVAIVATSFGFHIIIPSLIHYLERNITHVKMAIWVGGLIPFIVYLLWELLTLGIIPLKGVHGLKDGYENGSNGAYLLSIVLGNTHLALVARCFSFFAILTSFLGVSLSLFDCLKDALKIEKTHKGQAALFACTFIPPLVFALSGPRIFLVALEYAGAFGVVILLGLFPPLMAWSKRYRLFWPSSYQVGGGKEGLIGAIIFSLLVILVELANQIGLIKIEMNF; encoded by the coding sequence ATGCTTAAAAGCCAGTATAAGCTTATGGGAGGAATACTTCTCGTAGCGGGAACAACTATAGGAGCAGGGATGTTAGCTCTTCCTGTAATTACAGGTTTTGCAGGCTTTTTTCCCTCAATTTTTCTCCTAGCGCTTTTTTGGATTTACATGACCTATACAGCTCTTTTGCTACTCGAAGTTAACCTGGCGATGGGGAGCCAGGTAAATATCATTTCTATGGCAAAGCAAACTTTAGGACGGCCAGGAGAATGGATTGGATGGGTGACTTACCTGTTTTTGCTCTATTCTTTAACTACAGCTTATCTTGCAGGAAGCGGCCCTATCATTATTGATTGCATAAAACTGCTAACAGGTTATTCTTTACCTGCCTGGCTAGGAGCGGTCTGCTTATTGATCATTTTTAGCTGCTTTTTACATCAAGGCACCCGTTCGGTAGATTATCTTAATCGCTTATTGATGGCAGGGCTAGCCATGGCGTATGTGATAATGGTTCTATTTCTCGCTCCCTGTGTAGATATCAGCTTATTAAAACATGTGGATCCCAAGTACTTACTAATTTCGGTAGCTATCGTGGCTACCTCTTTTGGTTTTCACATTATTATTCCTAGTCTTATCCACTATTTGGAAAGGAATATTACGCACGTAAAAATGGCTATTTGGGTAGGAGGGTTGATTCCTTTTATTGTTTATCTTCTATGGGAACTGCTAACATTAGGGATCATTCCTTTAAAAGGAGTTCATGGGCTAAAAGATGGCTATGAAAATGGCTCTAACGGGGCCTATCTGCTATCGATAGTTTTAGGAAACACTCACCTTGCCTTAGTGGCACGTTGTTTTTCTTTCTTTGCCATACTCACCAGCTTCTTAGGGGTTTCTTTAAGCCTCTTTGATTGCCTTAAAGATGCTTTAAAGATAGAAAAAACACATAAAGGGCAGGCAGCTTTATTTGCCTGTACATTTATTCCGCCGTTAGTTTTTGCTTTATCTGGTCCTCGTATCTTTTTAGTCGCTTTAGAGTATGCCGGTGCTTTTGGGGTTGTGATTTTATTAGGATTATTTCCGCCCCTGATGGCATGGTCTAAGCGCTATAGGCTGTTTTGGCCTTCTTCTTATCAAGTGGGTGGAGGAAAAGAAGGGTTAATAGGGGCCATAATTTTTTCTTTGCTAGTCATTTTAGTAGAGCTTGCTAATCAAATAGGATTAATAAAAATCGAAATGAATTTTTAA